A window of Saccharomyces paradoxus chromosome XIII, complete sequence genomic DNA:
TTGCCAACATGATTAAATATGGTGTTAATGGTACCAACACCGGTAAAATTTTAAGTGATTATGCTGTTCCAACTACTTTTAACTTTACAattaaaaacaataaagatgACACCGTCTCAGCCACTATTTCCTATGACAAGGCTAATGCACTAAACGAACTAGACGTCACAGCCACAGCGGTCGCCAAGTCAGCCTCCACATCTCAATCATCTTCTCACTCTGTTACTTCAAGCGCCAGTTCAACCTCGAGTGCCAGTTCAACTTCAAGCACCGGTTCATCTTCAACTTCAAGCAGTTCCAAAAGTAAAGGCGTTGGCAATATCGTTAATGTTTCCTTTGATCAATCCGGATACGTTGCATTATTTGCGGGTTTAATTTCTGCTCTTTTATAAGATGTCCATGAACTTTTGAAACATCCATGGAGttattttcgttttcaaccgttttatttttctgtGTTCTTTTATCTCAACATATGTAGAAACAATTATATGTTCTAAATACTAAacttttcattaaaaaagCGCTTAAGCAAGACATCTATCATCTCCACTAGTGAATAATCAAACCGTGTTTAAAAAAAcgtaaaaaaagttgagTATATATTTAGAGGTAGCAGTGGACAATCAGAGGCAAAACactataattttttgttgttatttCAGAATATTATACTAGGTGTTACAAATTTACttcagtaaaaaaattgcaaaaaaaaaaactactGAAAAATAGACAACTGAGCGGagaattaaaagaatgCAAAAAAGCGGTtgaacagaaaaaaagacaagTAAAAGGTAAGGGAAAGTAAAGGTATAAACATAATCAATGCCTTTTATTATCGTGAACTTCATCAAACCATCCGGGAATATCGGAACCACTTCCATACAACTCTCTATCAGGTACCCGAATTTCTTCCATACCTAAAGTATCTTTGAGCCATGGGTGGTTAACTAAGCCGCCTGCATCAGCTCTTTTCCTTGGGTCCAGCTGTAACATAGGCGTCAAAAAGTCAGATATCTCCTTCGCTTCATCCCTAGAGAATTTGTATTTCTCAGTTAAAACATCTTTCAAGGGCCAGAATTTCAATTTCGAAATATTTCTTAAAAGCCCTCTTGAGTTGAAGAAAGTTCTTGTATATTTGCCGTTCCTCAAAAGGTATGATGGTAATTCCCCCAATAACTCAATGATCTGTGCGATATGGTCATCATCCTTAGTGTAAGAATGGCCTTCATCCggttcaaaaagaaaatcacCGGTGatcaattcaaaaattagaCAACCAGTAGACCATATATCCGCACCACAACCCCACGGTGCACCTAGTAACACCTCTGGTGACCTGTATTCTCTTGTCTGTATGGAATTAGTATAGTGTTCGTCATACCAACAAGCATTACCTAAATCAGCAATTTTGATCTGGATCAAGTTTTCTGGAGAGTTAATATTGGAACTAACGTTTGAATTTGAATCCATAGTATTGGATATATATGGACCGTTTGTGACGGAGCTTTGTGATATGttggaaatatcaaatGTAGATAAAGAGTCTGCCAGCTGCTCTTCATGCAATGGTGTGTTCATTATATCATCATGATCActgttgtttttgttgctattatttttgttaatataatcattattgttattattactatcattgttattgttatcgTTACTGTTTTCATTTACGAACATCCTTGTCACAGAATGTGGTATTGAATTtaagaaattgttgttgttattcttAATGCCGATGCCATTACtaatactattattattgacgGAAGATGGTATATTCCTATTCCCAGATACGGATGAAAAGCTATTGTGACTACTGCCACAAAAGTGCGCTCtcatttcaaagaaatttgatgaaCTAATGGGGGAAGGTAATGGCTGCGACCCTGTGATGATTGTATGACGTCTTGGCCTTCTAAAGCATGACCTTTTAGACAAGTCCTTCTCAATAGAACGAGATTTGGAGTTTGAGTTTGAGTCGGAGGGCACACTTGTTTGGCATTCCGCCCAC
This region includes:
- the SKY1 gene encoding serine/threonine protein kinase SKY1 (SR protein kinase (SRPK)~similar to YMR216C), with translation MGSSINYPGFVAKSAHLAGSTDASISCEETASSQEAKKNFFQRDYNMMKKAPAPTKSKLSLALQTSKSSSTANGTVQEGISSKTEDLSTNSAKKKQGSDIESHVSIQSDSGPHSDSDSDSDSSISSCDERNEESLKDYRPGGYHPAFKGEPYKDSRYILVRKLGWGHFSTVWLAKDTLNNTHVAMKIVRSDKVYTEAAEDEIKLLQRVNDADNTKEDSIGANHILKLLDHFNHKGPNGVHVVMVFEVLGENLLALIKKYEHRGIPLIYVKQISKQLLLGLDYMHRRCGIIHTDIKPENVLMEIGDVEGIVQMVEALDKQKREAKRLQRHVSRSSDATTNDSSDEKWAECQTSVPSDSNSNSKSRSIEKDLSKRSCFRRPRRHTIITGSQPLPSPISSSNFFEMRAHFCGSSHNSFSSVSGNRNIPSSVNNNSISNGIGIKNNNNNFLNSIPHSVTRMFVNENSNDNNNNDSNNNNNDYINKNNSNKNNSDHDDIMNTPLHEEQLADSLSTFDISNISQSSVTNGPYISNTMDSNSNVSSNINSPENLIQIKIADLGNACWYDEHYTNSIQTREYRSPEVLLGAPWGCGADIWSTGCLIFELITGDFLFEPDEGHSYTKDDDHIAQIIELLGELPSYLLRNGKYTRTFFNSRGLLRNISKLKFWPLKDVLTEKYKFSRDEAKEISDFLTPMLQLDPRKRADAGGLVNHPWLKDTLGMEEIRVPDRELYGSGSDIPGWFDEVHDNKRH